The Planctomycetota bacterium DNA segment ACTCGGACACGTTTGGGTTCCGGGCGATCACGTCGCGCAGCTGGTCGTCGACCGCCAGCAGCTCGTAGATGCCGACCCGGCCCGAGTAGCCGCCCTGGCGGCACTTCTCGCAGCCGACGGGCATGTAGACCTGCTGGCCGATGATGCCCGA contains these protein-coding regions:
- a CDS encoding type II/IV secretion system protein translates to SGIIGQQVYMPVGCEKCRQGGYSGRVGIYELLAVDDQLRDVIARNPNVSEFRRMCLERGMHSLRQDGMAKVAEGLTTVAEVLRVTSD